One genomic region from Salvia hispanica cultivar TCC Black 2014 chromosome 2, UniMelb_Shisp_WGS_1.0, whole genome shotgun sequence encodes:
- the LOC125206933 gene encoding uncharacterized protein LOC125206933 has protein sequence MSEKLTRYIVITSAYNFSGRCAVRDEASKSIVMATQSLFSEKVKIEVEASTIDERYVHLRFSSSNRYWRRNPDNNLIVAESTKPVDDLTDPSSTLFEQISASKTLFYLRHVQTGHRVVGDASGSPDSTPFHVAPDAGQYDGLLNFVNWSTLVKLPSHVAFKGFNGSYLQGVWAEDHQYLQFAAEDRNSEVAGHRVFLQPDGSLRIRSDHFSRYWQYQHDWIYASIPDPGHETNTMFWPVRVDGDTIALRCNANNRFCKSLDYAGKTRCLNAGADTIVNEAMMTVEELVMNRTISQVNNRTSPEFNL, from the exons ATGTCGGAGAAGCTAACAAGGTACATCGTGATCACATCAGCTTATAACTTTAGCGGGCGCTGTGCAGTGCGCGATGAAGCGAGCAAGTCGATAGTTATGGCAACTCAGAGCTTGTTCAGCGAGAAAGTGAAGATCGAAGTGGAAGCGTCCACAATCGACGAGCGGTATGTTCACCTTCGCTTCAGCAGCTCCAACAGATACTGGCGGAGAAATCCAGACAACAACTTGATCGTGGCTGAATCCACCAAGCCGGTGGACGACCTCACCGACCCTTCCTCTACTTTGTTTGAGCAAATATCGGCCTCCAAGACGTTGTTCTACCTCCGCCACGTTCAGACCGGGCACCGCGTGGTCGGAGACGCTTCTGGCAGTCCAGACTCCACCCCTTTCCACGTGGCACCCGATGCCGGACAATATGACGGCCTTCTAAATTTTGTGAATTGGAGCACGCTGGTTAAACTTCCTAGCCACGTCGCTTTCAAAGGCTTCAACGGAAGCTACCTCCAGGGCGTCTGGGCGGAGGACCACCAGTACTTGCAGTTCGCTGCCGAGGATCGCAACAGCGAGGTTGCCGGCCACCGCGTCTTCCTCCAGCCCGACGGCTCTCTCCGGATTAGATCCGATCATTTCAGCAG GTATTGGCAGTACCAGCATGACTGGATATACGCGTCAATCCCGGACCCTGGACACGAAACCAACACTATGTTCTGGCCGGTGAGAGTGGACGGGGACACCATCGCTCTTCGCTGCAACGCCAACAACAGGTTCTGCAAAAGCCTCGACTACGCAGGCAAGACGCGGTGCCTGAATGCGGGGGCCGACACCATCGTGAACGAGGCGATGATGACCGTAGAGGAACTCGTGATGAACAGGACTATTTCCCAGGTCAACAACAGGACTAGTCCCGAGTTCAATTTGTAG
- the LOC125203907 gene encoding uncharacterized RNA methyltransferase CT0009 has translation MAAAVPSGGVHLLHPRPWLRHLRRAARPLSGIAASSRVDHAEELNSAAETPETPMRRSAEKDTAAYYPKRGQILELVCESLAYKGKGLCKVAGTGFVVMCDRVLPGEKFVGRVTRKKDNYAEVKKLETISPHWDMVEAPCEYASHCGGCKTQNLLYEAQVRAKEQQVRELVVHVGKFSNKDLEVDGVMKPIVPCDIQFHYRNKMEFSFGTKRWVPAEMLLQEVEEPNKYALGLHAPGFFDKVLNVDKCLLQSDPANKVLAAIQDIWRNPEFGLSPYDVHSHRGFLKHFMLRTGRNVETGQPELMVNFVTSSYQPELLKPLVDKISPFPDVVSIMNNVNTSVGNTSVGEQEYTLFGKPTITESLRGLNFQISANSFFQTNTHQAEILYKLIEDCSFLKGDGSEIVLDLFCGTGTIGLTLAKKAKHVYGFEIVDQAIKDACRNADLNGISNATFVQGDLNKIGENFGEYFPKPDLVITDPNRPGMHMKLIKFLLNLKADRIVYVSCNPATCARDLDYLCHGVPEKNIEGCYKLKSIQPVDMFPHTPHIECVCLLELN, from the exons ATGGCGGCGGCGGTTCCCTCCGGCGGCGTTCACCTGCTCCATCCTCGACCGTGGCTTCGGCACCTCCGTCGAGCAGCTCGGCCGCTCTCGGGAATCGCGGCATCTTCACGAGTCGACCACGCTGAAGAACTCAATTCCGCGGCCGAAACGCCTGAAACTCCAATGAGAAGAAGCGCGGAGAAGGATACGGCGGCGTATTACCCGAAGCGAGGCCAGATTCTGGAGCTCGTGTGTGAGAGCTTGGCTTACAAAGGCAAGGGGTTGTGCAAGGTCGCCGGAACCGGTTTCGTCGTCATGTGCGACCGCGTGCTGCCTGGGGAGAAATTCGTCGGACGCGTGACGCGGAAGAAGGACAATTACGCGGAG GTGAAGAAATTGGAGACAATTAGTCCGCATTGGGATATGGTAGAAGCGCCGTGTGAGTATGCGTCGCATTGTGGAGGTTGTAAAACACAGAATTTGTTGTATGAAGCTCAGGTTAGGGCGAAGGAGCAGCAGGTGAGGGAACTGGTTGTACATGTTGGAAAGTTTTCGAATAAAGACCTTGAAGTTGATGGCGTCATGAAGCCTATTGTTCCTTGTGATATCCAGTTCCACTATCGGAACAAG ATGGAATTCTCCTTTGGGACCAAAAGGTGGGTGCCGGCAGAGATGCTATTACAAGAGGTTGAAGAACCGAACAAATATGCTTTGGGATTGCACGCTCCTGGATTTTTTGACAAGGTTCTTAATGTCGATAAATGCTTGTTGCAAAGTGATCCAGCAAACAAG GTCCTTGCAGCTATTCAAGACATTTGGAGAAACCCAGAATTTGGTCTTTCTCCTTATGATGTGCACTCCCATCGTGGATTTCTGAAGCATTTCATGCTCAGAACTGGCAG GAATGTCGAAACTGGCCAGCCTGAACTTATGGTTAATTTTGTGACTTCCTCTTACCAACCAGAACTGCTGAAGCCCCTTGTAGATAAAATTTCCCCCTTCCCTGATGTG GTAAGCATCATGAATAATGTAAATACTTCTGTGGGAAACACATCCGTGGGAGAGCAGGAGTATACACTCTTTGGCAAACCAACAATTACGGAGAGCCTTAGAGGTTTAAACTTTCAAATTTCTGCCAACTCTTTCTTCCAGACTAATACACACCAG GCTGAGATTCTGTATAAATTGATAGAGGACTGCTCTTTTCTGAAAGGAGATGGATCAGAGATCGTTTTAGATCTCTTCTGTGGGACAGGAACCATCGGTTTAACACTTGCCAAAAA GGCGAAACACGTTTATGGGTTCGAGATAGTTGACCAAGCCATAAAAGATGCATGTCGTAATGCTGATCTTAATGGAATAAGTAATGCCACATTTGTTCAAGGGGATCTTAACAAAATTGGGGAGAATTTCGGCGAATATTTTCCAAAGCCTGATCTTGTCATCACAG ACCCTAACCGACCCGGCATGCACATGAAGCTAATCAAGTTTTTGCTGAACCTAAAGGCAGACCGGATTGTCTATGTATCGTGCAATCCTGCCACATGTGCTCGTGACCTTGATTACCTCTGCCATGGCGTG CCGGAGAAGAATATAGAAGGATGCTATAAACTGAAAAGCATTCAACCGGTGGACATGTTTCCACACACTCCTCACATTGAATGTGTTTGTCTATTGGAGTTAAACTAA
- the LOC125207605 gene encoding uncharacterized protein LOC125207605: protein MATTALPKFVVLNVPKAATNTYVYRKDDGSVVAGNDDMFSPLVKIEIERAAVDNKHVHLRFSYNNKYWQKSTDDNSIVAVSNKPDEDKTKPSCTLFESSLQSGVLYFTHAQTGWRVMMNNSSSALYVDQNSVGAPLGFVDWDTLVKLPERVAFKGSNGKYLKAYYDDHNYLQFASDDPNDTLSSYQVSLMRDGHVRIKSDHWGLFWRRSPNWIWADSGDITANNKDTLFWPIKIEGSTIALRNAGNNNFCKRLSDDGMDNCLNAAVSSLTNETRLQVQELVMERKIYNVRYRMEDARIFGETPYAAGTTTATNYEDKEGSVSVEIKYTNETSYSFSRSVSITVGVTSTITAGIPGIGEESIEIMSQINTALEWNNTTTNSVEITATGWVPVPARSVAVVHYVGTKGTCDVPFSYTQQDRSSTDGKITETDQIDGVFTGVNAYNFSFIVEKSEPL, encoded by the coding sequence ATGGCAACTACTGCGCTTCCCAAGTTTGTTGTGCTCAACGTCCCAAAAGCTGCTACAAACACTTATGTATACCGCAAGGACGACGGCTCCGTCGTTGCTGGAAACGACGACATGTTCAGCCCGCTCGTCAAGATTGAAATCGAGCGAGCAGCAGTCGACAACAAACACGTTCACCTCCGATTTTcttacaacaacaaatattgGCAAAAAAGCACAGACGATAACTCCATCGTCGCCGTGTCAAACAAGCCCGACGAGGACAAGACGAAGCCGTCATGCACGCTCTTCGAGTCGAGCCTGCAATCGGGTGTGCTCTACTTCACCCACGCCCAGACCGGCTGGCGCGTGATGATGAACAACTCCTCTAGTGCTCTCTATGTAGACCAAAACAGTGTCGGCGCGCCTCTAGGGTTTGTGGATTGGGACACATTGGTCAAACTGCCTGAGCGCGTCGCTTTCAAAGGAAGCAACGGGAAATACCTCAAAGCGTATTATGATGACCACAACTACCTCCAGTTTGCATCTGACGATCCAAACGACACCTTATCGAGCTACCAGGTGTCGCTGATGCGCGACGGCCATGTCCGGATAAAGTCCGATCACTGGGGTTTGTTCTGGCGGCGGAGCCCTAATTGGATTTGGGCGGATTCCGGAGACATCACGGCCAACAACAAAGACACTCTCTTCTGGCCAATCAAAATCGAAGGAAGTACGATCGCCCTCAGAAACGCCGGCAACAACAACTTCTGCAAGCGCCTCAGCGACGATGGGATGGACAATTGCCTTAATGCGGCGGTGTCCAGCTTGACGAACGAGACAAGATTGCAAGTGCAGGAGCTAGTGATGGAGAGGAAGATCTACAACGTGAGGTATCGGATGGAGGACGCCAGGATATTCGGGGAGACGCCATACGCGGCCGgcaccaccaccgccaccaaCTACGAAGACAAGGAAGGCTCAGTCTCTGTTGAGATCAAGTATACAAATGAAACATCTTATTCTTTCAGCCGCAGCGTGTCTATAACTGTGGGGGTGACTAGCACAATCACGGCAGGGATCCCCGGCATTGGGGAGGAAAGCATTGAGATCATGAGTCAGATCAATACGGCGCTCGAGTGGAACAACACAACAACTAATTCAGTAGAGATCACGGCGACGGGATGGGTTCCTGTGCCGGCGAGGAGTGTAGCTGTGGTTCATTATGTGGGGACGAAGGGCACATGTGATGTTCCCTTCTCCTACACTCAGCAGGATAGGAGTTCGACCGATGGCAAAATCACAGAGACTGATCAGATTGATGGTGTTTTCACCGGTGTCAATGCTTACAACTTCAGCTTCATTGTCGAAAAATCTGAGCCTCTCTAA